From a region of the Zingiber officinale cultivar Zhangliang chromosome 4B, Zo_v1.1, whole genome shotgun sequence genome:
- the LOC121976365 gene encoding protein O-glucosyltransferase 1 isoform X1 yields MAPQLRLSSSAARRGRLHISALPFSSRLIFLALCSIVLLLLILLHMAAEEMASNTKTVAGHNLDPTPWHPFPQIKERLRPFTVLRCVVLSCPSSPPILPAPRPNPNSPPPRSCPNFFRAIHRDLDPWRSTRISAALVAEAGKRAAMRVVILEGRRLFVDLYYACVQSRALVTIWGLLQLLRRYPGMVPDVDLMFDCMDRPTLHRFEFRPSNGSPNASSLPIPPPLFRYCTTEDHFDIPFPDWSFWSWPEINIRSWNEEFQSIKLGSQNVKWNRKDKTAYWKGNPFVDSPIREALLSCNDSNKWGAKIMLQDWVEESKSGFQKSSLSSQCNYRYKIYAEGFAWSVSLKYILACGSLVLFIDPQYEDFFTRGLVPKENFWPVSPTELCQSIKLAVDWGNSNPSEAEAIGKKGQSFMEELEMDRVYDYMYHLLVEYSKLQDFKPVPPPSAQEVCADSILCLADEKQRQFLETSYASPSTSLPCTLPPPGNNHQT; encoded by the exons ATGGCTCCGCAGCTTCGGCTTAGCTCTTCGGCCGCCCGTCGAGGCCGTCTCCACATCTCCGCCCTCCCGTTCTCTTCCCGCTTAATCTTCCTCGCGCTCTGCTCCATcgtccttctcctcctcatcctcctccACATG GCAGCGGAAGAAATGGCGTCGAACACCAAGACCGTGGCCGGCCACAACCTCGATCCCACGCCGTGGCACCCTTTCCCCCAGATCAAGGAGCGCCTACGCCCCTTCACCGTCCTCCGCTGCGTCGTTCTCTCCTGCCCTAGCTCCCCGCCGATCCTCCCTGCGCCGAGGCCGAACCCGAATTCTCCACCCCCGCGGTCGTGCCCTAACTTCTTCCGGGCGATCCACCGCGACCTGGACCCGTGGCGGTCGACCCGCATCTCGGCCGCGCTGGTGGCCGAGGCCGGGAAGCGCGCGGCGATGAGGGTGGTGATCTTGGAGGGGAGACGCTTATTCGTGGATCTCTACTACGCGTGCGTGCAGAGCAGGGCCTTGGTCACCATTTGGGGCCTGCTGCAGCTCCTGCGGAGGTACCCGGGAATGGTGCCCGATGTCGACCTCATGTTCGATTGCATGGACCGGCCGACCCTCCACCGGTTCGAATTCCGTCCCAGCAATGGGAGCCCTAATGCTAGCAGTTTACCCATTCCACCACCGCTCTTCCGCTACTGCACCACCGAAGATCATTTTGACATCCCATTCCCGGATTGGTCCTTCTGGAGCTG GCCTGAGATCAACATCAGATCATGGAATGAAGAATTCCAAAGCATCAAGCTTGGTTCGCAAAATGTAAAGTGGAATAGAAAGGACAAAACTGCATACTGGAAAGGCAACCCTTTTGTCGACTCACCCATAAGAGAGGCACTTCTGAGTTGCAATGACTCCAATAAATGGGGAGCTAAAATCATGCTTCAA GACTGGGTAGAAGAATCCAAATCTGGGTTTCAGAAATCTAGTCTCTCAAGCCAATGCAATTACCG ATATAAGATATATGCAGAGGGTTTTGCATGGTCAGTGAGTTTGAAGTACATCCTAGCATGTGGATCCCTTGTACTGTTCATCGATCCACAGTATGAAGACTTCTTTACCCGTGGTCTTGTTCCAAAAGAAAATTTCTGGCCCGTCAGTCCCACCGAGCTCTGTCAGTCGATAAAGCTTGCTGTCGATTGGGGGAATTCAAATCCCTCTGAG GCAGAGGCCATAGGAAAGAAGGGGCAGTCATTCATGGAGGAGTTGGAAATGGATCGAGTCTATGATTATATGTATCACCTTCTCGTTGAGTACTCTAAATTGCAAGACTTCAAACCCGTTCCTCCTCCGTCAGCTCAAGAGGTGTGTGCGGACTCAATCCTTTGCCTTGCAGACGAGAAGCAGAGGCAGTTCCTAGAAACAAGTTATGCATCACCTTCAACTTCTTTGCCGTGCACTCTTCCTCCACCTGGTAACAACCATCAAACTTGA
- the LOC121976365 gene encoding O-glucosyltransferase rumi isoform X2, giving the protein MAPQLRLSSSAARRGRLHISALPFSSRLIFLALCSIVLLLLILLHMAAEEMASNTKTVAGHNLDPTPWHPFPQIKERLRPFTVLRCVVLSCPSSPPILPAPRPNPNSPPPRSCPNFFRAIHRDLDPWRSTRISAALVAEAGKRAAMRVVILEGRRLFVDLYYACVQSRALVTIWGLLQLLRRYPGMVPDVDLMFDCMDRPTLHRFEFRPSNGSPNASSLPIPPPLFRYCTTEDHFDIPFPDWSFWSWPEINIRSWNEEFQSIKLGSQNVKWNRKDKTAYWKGNPFVDSPIREALLSCNDSNKWGAKIMLQDWVEESKSGFQKSSLSSQCNYRYKIYAEGFAWSVSLKYILACGSLVLFIDPQYEDFFTRGLVPKENFWPVSPTELCQSIKLAVDWGNSNPSEVQ; this is encoded by the exons ATGGCTCCGCAGCTTCGGCTTAGCTCTTCGGCCGCCCGTCGAGGCCGTCTCCACATCTCCGCCCTCCCGTTCTCTTCCCGCTTAATCTTCCTCGCGCTCTGCTCCATcgtccttctcctcctcatcctcctccACATG GCAGCGGAAGAAATGGCGTCGAACACCAAGACCGTGGCCGGCCACAACCTCGATCCCACGCCGTGGCACCCTTTCCCCCAGATCAAGGAGCGCCTACGCCCCTTCACCGTCCTCCGCTGCGTCGTTCTCTCCTGCCCTAGCTCCCCGCCGATCCTCCCTGCGCCGAGGCCGAACCCGAATTCTCCACCCCCGCGGTCGTGCCCTAACTTCTTCCGGGCGATCCACCGCGACCTGGACCCGTGGCGGTCGACCCGCATCTCGGCCGCGCTGGTGGCCGAGGCCGGGAAGCGCGCGGCGATGAGGGTGGTGATCTTGGAGGGGAGACGCTTATTCGTGGATCTCTACTACGCGTGCGTGCAGAGCAGGGCCTTGGTCACCATTTGGGGCCTGCTGCAGCTCCTGCGGAGGTACCCGGGAATGGTGCCCGATGTCGACCTCATGTTCGATTGCATGGACCGGCCGACCCTCCACCGGTTCGAATTCCGTCCCAGCAATGGGAGCCCTAATGCTAGCAGTTTACCCATTCCACCACCGCTCTTCCGCTACTGCACCACCGAAGATCATTTTGACATCCCATTCCCGGATTGGTCCTTCTGGAGCTG GCCTGAGATCAACATCAGATCATGGAATGAAGAATTCCAAAGCATCAAGCTTGGTTCGCAAAATGTAAAGTGGAATAGAAAGGACAAAACTGCATACTGGAAAGGCAACCCTTTTGTCGACTCACCCATAAGAGAGGCACTTCTGAGTTGCAATGACTCCAATAAATGGGGAGCTAAAATCATGCTTCAA GACTGGGTAGAAGAATCCAAATCTGGGTTTCAGAAATCTAGTCTCTCAAGCCAATGCAATTACCG ATATAAGATATATGCAGAGGGTTTTGCATGGTCAGTGAGTTTGAAGTACATCCTAGCATGTGGATCCCTTGTACTGTTCATCGATCCACAGTATGAAGACTTCTTTACCCGTGGTCTTGTTCCAAAAGAAAATTTCTGGCCCGTCAGTCCCACCGAGCTCTGTCAGTCGATAAAGCTTGCTGTCGATTGGGGGAATTCAAATCCCTCTGAG GTGCAATAG